The following coding sequences lie in one Arachis ipaensis cultivar K30076 chromosome B05, Araip1.1, whole genome shotgun sequence genomic window:
- the LOC110272279 gene encoding uncharacterized protein LOC110272279, with amino-acid sequence MFYIHQQTQVQHSWIGLYIEFEHIVVDEIQHDPDVQVDRAEAYKGMNNDSDQEFEDTYETGDEDEDEDDNGGGKAVAKTLVVPPAINQPTNVPPFMRSLDLDAIHVLEFPEYANIGVADTENGEFRIGLEYSSRKSVIAAIRSYTISRRVDYVVYEFEPQTIYAKCKTYGRGCDWLIRVSLIQEKACWEIRRYNGRHICFMGTISQDHSKLDSDTIAETMKSLVESDPFIKKNL; translated from the exons ATGTTTTATATTCACCAGCAAACTCAGGTGCAACACTCATGGATTGGGTTGTATATTGAATTTGAACATATAGTTGTGGATGAGATTCAACATGATCCAGATGTACAAGTTGACAGAGCTGAAGCGTATAAAGGAATGAACAATGATAGCGACCAGGAGTTCGAAGATACGTACGAAACTGGTGATGAGGACGAGGACGAGGACGACAATGGGGGAGGTAAGGCAGTCGCGAAAACTTTAGTGGTTCCACCCGCAATCAATCAACCGACGAACGTTCCACCTTTTATGCGTAGCTTGGATCTTGATGCCATACATGTACTGGAGTTTCCCGAATATGCGAACATAG gtGTTGCTGATACTGAGAACGGAGAGTTTAGGATAGGACTGGAATACAGTTCTAGAAAATCAGTCATTGCGGCAATTCGGAGTTACACTATCTCTAGAAGAGTCGATTACGTCGTTTATGAATTCGAGCCACAGACGatctatgcaaaatgcaagacTTATGGACGTGGATGCGATTGGCTTATCCGAGTAAGCTTGATACAGGAGAAAGCTTGTTGGGAGATTCGGAGATACAACGGGAGGCACATCTGTTTCATGGGAACGATCTCACAAGATCACTCTAAGTTGGACTCGGATACGATTGCTGAGACTATGAAGTCATTGGTTGAATCCGACCCATTCATAAAGAAAAATCTATAA
- the LOC107643907 gene encoding hydroxyproline O-galactosyltransferase GALT6, with the protein MKRRFETLSSLTRKRSIQFLAGASFLYLLLVTFEVPFVFTSLTRQDFSTATTRSSSTTTRLLSQHDLQHHQAPNRPFKTVSHNNLSPSQTHSQPGFLSGLTLDPNTFDPTRKDGSADLYKLADNAREVGLRLWTELQNPDVPKPKPVKPENRSGTCPSSVSVSGSEFSGVVALPCGLTLGSHVTVVGRAKAARPEFESTISRVREDDEPTLVSQFVVELQGLKTVEGEEPPRIFHFNPRLKGDWSGRPVIEMNTCYRMQWGASLRCDGWKSKADDDTVDRLVKCEKWIRDDEDRTEESKATWWLNRLIGRTKKVTVDWPFPFSEDKLFVLTLNAGLEGYHVTVDGRHVASFPYRTGFTLEDATGLALGGDIDVHSVFAASLPSTHPSFATQRQLEFSTRWRAPPLPDSGVELFIGVLSAGNHFAERMATRRSWMQHTLIKSSKVVARFFVALNPRKEINRELKKEAEFFGDIVIVPYLDNYDLVVLKTVAICEYGVHTVSAKYVMKGDDDTFVRVDSVIDQARKFSDESSFYIGNINYYHKPLRHGKWAVAYEEWPEEDYPPYANGPGYILSSDIARYIVSEFEAHKLRLFKMEDVSMGMWVEQFNKTKRVEYSHSLKFCQFGCIEDYYTAHYQSPRQMMCLWDKLQREGKPQCCNMR; encoded by the exons ATGAAGCGAAGGTTCGAAACGCTGTCGTCTCTAACCCGAAAGAGATCCATTCAGTTCCTGGCCGGAGCCTCCTTCCTCTACCTCCTCCTGGTAACCTTTGAAGTCCCCTTCGTCTTCACCTCCCTCACGCGCCAAGACTTCTCCACCGCCACCACGCGCTCCAGTTCCACCACCACCAGACTCCTCAGCCAACATGACCTCCAACACCACCAAGCTCCAAACCGCCCCTTCAAAACCGTCTCACACAACAACCTCTCTCCGAGTCAAACTCACTCCCAACCCGGTTTCCTCTCAGGCCTCACCCTCGACCCGAATACATTTGACCCGACCCGTAAGGACGGCTCCGCCGACCTCTACAAGCTAGCCGACAACGCCCGGGAAGTGGGCCTGCGCCTCTGGACCGAGCTTCAAAACCCGGACGTTCCAAAGCCCAAGCCCGTCAAGCCGGAAAACCGGTCCGGCACGTGTCCCAGCTCGGTTTCTGTGTCCGGTTCGGAATTCTCAGGCGTGGTGGCGCTGCCGTGCGGGCTGACGTTGGGATCGCACGTGACGGTTGTCGGGAGGGCGAAGGCGGCGAGGCCGGAGTTCGAGTCGACGATATCGAGGGTGAGGGAGGACGACGAACCGACGCTGGTGTCGCAGTTCGTGGTGGAGCTGCAGGGACTGAAAACTGTTGAAGGTGAGGAGCCTCCGAGAATCTTCCACTTCAATCCTAGGTTGAAGGGAGATTGGAGCGGGAGGCCTGTGATCGAGATGAACACTTGTTACCGAATGCAGTGGGGCGCTTCTCTTAGGTGTGACGGTTGGAAATCCAAGGCTGATGATGATACTG TTGATAGGCTGGTGAAGTGTGAGAAGTGGATTCGGGATGATGAAGATCGCACAGAGGAGTCTAAGGCAACATGGTGGTTGAATAGACTCATTGGCCGCACAAAGAAAGTAACAGTTGACTGGCCGTTCCCATTCTCTGAGGACAAGCTGTTTGTTCTTACCCTTAATGCTGGATTGGAGGGTTATCATGTCACTGTCGACGGGAGGCATGTGGCCTCTTTTCCCTATCGCACT GGTTTCACTCTTGAGGATGCCACTGGGCTTGCATTGGGAGGAGACATTGATGTCCACTCTGTATTTGCTGCTTCTTTGCCCTCAACACATCCTAGTTTTGCGACACAGAGGCAACTTGAATTTTCAACCAGATGGCGAGCCCCACCACTTCCAGACTCTGGAGTGGAACTGTTTATTGGTGTACTCTCAGCTGGAAACCATTTCGCTGAGCGAATGGCTACAAGGAGGTCATGGATGCAGCATACGCTTATCAAATCGTCGAAAGTGGTTGCTCGTTTCTTTGTCGCACTG AATCCAAGAAAAGAAATCAATAGAGAGTTGAAGAAAGAAGCAGAATTTTTCGGTGACATTGTTATAGTGCCTTACCTGGATAACTATGACCTTGTCGTCTTGAAAACAGTAGCCATATGTGAATACGGG GTTCACACAGTTTCAGCTAAGTATGTCATGAAGGGTGATGATGACACTTTTGTAAGAGTGGATTCTGTTATCGACCAAGCGAGGAAGTTTTCAGATGAATCGAGCTTTTATATTGGAAACATAAATTACTACCACAAGCCGTTACGCCATGGTAAATGGGCAGTAGCATATGAG GAATGGCCAGAAGAGGATTATCCACCCTATGCTAATGGGCCAGGTTATATTTTGTCTTCTGACATCGCTCGGTACATTGTTTCTGAGTTTGAGGCGCATAAATTAAGG TTGTTTAAGATGGAAGACGTGAGTATGGGGATGTGGGTAGAGCAATTTAACAAGACAAAACGAGTGGAATACTCGCATAGCTTAAAGTTCTGCCAATTCGGCTGCATAGAAGACTATTACACGGCTCATTACCAATCGCCAAGGCAAATGATGTGCTTGTGGGATAAATTGCAAAGAGAGGGAAAGCCTCAATGTTGCAATATGCGATGA